Proteins from one Terriglobales bacterium genomic window:
- a CDS encoding 2Fe-2S iron-sulfur cluster-binding protein gives MIRLKVNGINVEVEPGTTVLEAIRFLGLPIPTLCHDDGLRDIGACRLCTVEVSMAANGRTRLLSACTLPAQDGMDIRTNSASVQRARKLLLELYVATCPQSKTIQDLASEYGVRQVRYDAHHENCIQCGLCVRICEQQMMAGAIGFAGRGHHRRVSRPFDITSDKCRQCGACIYVCPVCELRCQASTATTALCSGCLNFAPVCFQSYDDAMCFLEPCHACEISGPLRSDVKIKKAISS, from the coding sequence ATGATTCGACTCAAGGTGAACGGCATCAACGTCGAAGTGGAGCCCGGCACCACCGTGCTGGAGGCCATCCGCTTCCTGGGTCTTCCCATTCCCACGCTCTGCCACGACGACGGATTGCGCGACATCGGCGCTTGCCGGCTGTGCACCGTGGAGGTGAGCATGGCTGCCAACGGCCGCACCCGCCTGTTGAGCGCCTGCACTCTTCCCGCCCAGGACGGCATGGACATCCGCACCAACTCCGCCTCCGTGCAGCGCGCCCGCAAGCTGCTGCTGGAGCTGTATGTCGCCACCTGCCCGCAGTCCAAGACTATCCAGGATCTGGCGAGCGAGTACGGCGTGCGCCAGGTGCGCTACGACGCGCACCACGAGAACTGCATCCAGTGCGGCCTCTGCGTGCGCATCTGCGAGCAGCAGATGATGGCCGGCGCGATTGGGTTCGCAGGACGCGGGCACCATCGCCGCGTGTCCCGGCCTTTCGACATCACCAGCGATAAGTGCCGCCAGTGCGGCGCTTGCATTTACGTTTGCCCGGTTTGCGAGCTGCGGTGCCAGGCCTCGACGGCCACCACCGCGCTCTGCAGCGGATGCCTGAATTTCGCGCCGGTGTGCTTCCAAAGCTACGACGACGCGATGTGCTTCCTGGAAC